In Desulfosalsimonas propionicica, the following are encoded in one genomic region:
- a CDS encoding Tex family protein, which produces MQNNTFAPTIAHELNITAAQVSAVTGLLGQGATIPFIARYRKEATGSLDEVAVAAIRDRTHQLGELAARKDAVLNSLEKHGHLTDNLRAKVEAAQSLTEVEDIYLPYKPKRRTRGVMAREKGLEPLAMDIFAQNGLDVQAAAENFVDPEKEVASAEMALAGARDIIAERISENENARTALRDLFFKKAIIKSRVVPGMEETGAKFRDYFDWQENAAAVPSHRMLAIRRGEEQDVLSMRMLPDTDEALGILEKLFVTGRGMDSEQVRRAAADSYKRLLSNAMETETRIRAKQRADEQAIAVFADNLRQVLMAPPLGAKRIMGIDPGFRTGCKVVCLDRQGKLLHHDTIYPHTGKNAEKRDGEKLRQICQKYGIQAVAVGNGTAGRETESFVKSMDLDRSVTVVMVNESGASIYSASEAARREFPDLDLTVRGAVSIARRLMDPLAELVKIDPKSIGVGQYQHDVDQRALKKSLDDVVTSCVNAVGVDVNRASAELLTYVSGLSSRVAQNLVAYRDENGPFRDRRELKKVPQLGPKAFEQCAGFLRIAQAQNPLDATAVHPESYPVVDAMAGDLGTTVAELIRKPELCDNINLSHYVTDTVGMPTLKDIMAELAKPGRDIREKFEEFGFAEGIEKIEDLEEGMCLPGIATNITAFGAFVDIGVHQDGLVHISQMADRFVKNPADIVKVGQKVRVTVLSVDLERKRIALSMKNKQT; this is translated from the coding sequence ATGCAGAACAATACATTTGCCCCTACAATTGCCCATGAACTAAACATTACCGCTGCCCAGGTTTCCGCAGTGACCGGTCTGCTCGGTCAGGGAGCCACCATCCCTTTTATTGCCAGATACCGGAAAGAGGCCACCGGCAGCCTGGATGAGGTGGCGGTAGCCGCGATTCGCGACCGCACGCATCAGCTGGGCGAACTTGCCGCACGAAAGGATGCCGTCTTAAACTCCCTGGAGAAACACGGTCACCTCACGGATAACCTCCGGGCCAAAGTTGAGGCCGCACAGAGCCTGACCGAAGTGGAAGATATCTATCTTCCCTATAAACCCAAGCGCCGGACCCGGGGGGTCATGGCCCGGGAAAAGGGACTTGAGCCCCTGGCCATGGACATATTTGCACAAAACGGCCTGGATGTGCAGGCTGCAGCCGAAAATTTCGTTGATCCGGAAAAAGAAGTGGCATCCGCCGAAATGGCTCTGGCCGGGGCAAGAGACATTATTGCCGAACGCATCAGTGAAAACGAAAACGCGCGCACAGCCCTGCGGGATCTGTTTTTTAAAAAAGCCATTATCAAAAGTCGTGTTGTCCCGGGCATGGAGGAAACCGGTGCCAAGTTCCGGGATTATTTTGACTGGCAGGAAAATGCGGCAGCCGTTCCCTCCCACCGGATGCTGGCCATACGCAGGGGCGAAGAGCAGGATGTGCTGTCCATGCGCATGCTGCCGGACACAGATGAAGCCCTGGGCATTCTTGAAAAGCTTTTTGTCACGGGTCGGGGCATGGATTCCGAGCAGGTCCGCCGGGCTGCGGCAGACAGCTACAAGAGGCTTTTGTCCAATGCCATGGAAACCGAAACCCGCATTCGCGCCAAGCAGCGCGCCGATGAGCAGGCCATAGCCGTTTTTGCCGACAACCTGCGCCAGGTGCTCATGGCCCCGCCCCTGGGGGCAAAGCGAATCATGGGCATTGATCCGGGATTCCGCACCGGATGCAAGGTGGTGTGTCTTGACCGCCAGGGCAAACTCTTGCACCATGACACCATATATCCCCACACCGGAAAAAATGCTGAAAAACGCGATGGTGAAAAGCTCAGGCAGATTTGTCAAAAATATGGCATCCAGGCCGTGGCCGTGGGAAACGGCACAGCCGGAAGGGAAACCGAATCGTTTGTGAAAAGCATGGATTTGGACCGGTCGGTAACCGTGGTAATGGTAAACGAATCCGGAGCATCGATTTACTCCGCCTCAGAGGCTGCCCGCAGGGAATTTCCGGACCTGGATCTGACCGTGCGCGGTGCGGTCTCCATTGCCAGGCGGCTGATGGATCCGCTTGCGGAACTGGTCAAGATCGACCCCAAGTCCATCGGCGTGGGCCAGTACCAGCATGACGTGGATCAGCGGGCACTGAAAAAAAGCCTGGATGATGTTGTCACCAGCTGCGTCAATGCCGTGGGCGTTGATGTCAACCGTGCAAGTGCCGAGCTGCTGACCTATGTCTCCGGACTCAGCTCCCGCGTTGCCCAAAACCTTGTGGCATACCGGGATGAAAACGGACCGTTCCGGGACCGCCGGGAACTGAAAAAAGTCCCCCAACTGGGCCCAAAGGCATTTGAACAATGCGCGGGTTTTCTGCGGATTGCCCAGGCCCAAAACCCCCTGGACGCCACAGCCGTGCATCCGGAAAGCTATCCCGTGGTCGATGCCATGGCCGGGGATCTGGGCACAACCGTGGCGGAACTGATCCGTAAGCCGGAACTGTGTGACAACATCAATCTTTCGCACTATGTCACCGATACCGTGGGCATGCCCACATTAAAAGACATCATGGCCGAATTGGCCAAGCCAGGGCGGGATATCCGGGAAAAATTCGAAGAATTCGGTTTTGCCGAAGGGATTGAAAAAATTGAGGATCTGGAAGAAGGGATGTGTCTGCCCGGTATTGCGACCAATATTACGGCTTTTGGCGCATTTGTGGATATCGGGGTGCACCAGGACGGCCTGGTGCACATCAGCCAGATGGCCGACCGGTTTGTCAAAAACCCCGCAGACATTGTCAAGGTCGGCCAGAAGGTCCGGGTCACGGTCCTGTCCGTGGACCTGGAACGAAAACGCATTGCCCTTTCCATGAAAAACAAGCAGACCTAA
- a CDS encoding glucosaminidase domain-containing protein, whose translation MDRKMKLLFILTLVMSLAASGFLQACQRKPEDGDLRPEEVIGQVSLPDLDKAGENGADQNHKETSARQTRKAPIRAASIPDDVDTQLPDFTKYKDVEEKKKAFFDFLRPIVRKENHEVLKQRAYILLKWQRFARGQELSEKEIQRLNALAEKYRVNAAYDQGEVFFRNMLIHVDKIPASLALIQAAKESGWGTSYFAREGNNLFGHWCFKKGCGIIPRQRPEGASYEVRTFDDVAASVRAYIRNLNSHPAYRKVRMERYRMRLAGKQPDAHLMAGGLEHYSGIGMKYVETVREMIQGNEKFMGIHEPAARS comes from the coding sequence ATGGACAGAAAAATGAAATTGCTTTTCATCCTGACGCTTGTGATGAGTTTGGCCGCCAGCGGTTTTTTACAGGCATGTCAGCGAAAGCCAGAGGATGGGGACCTCAGGCCCGAAGAAGTCATCGGACAGGTTTCGCTGCCGGATTTAGACAAGGCGGGTGAAAACGGAGCAGACCAGAATCATAAAGAAACAAGTGCCCGACAAACGCGCAAAGCCCCGATTCGGGCTGCATCCATACCCGATGATGTGGATACCCAGTTGCCGGATTTCACCAAATATAAGGATGTGGAAGAAAAGAAAAAGGCTTTTTTTGACTTTCTGCGTCCCATTGTCCGGAAGGAAAACCATGAGGTACTCAAGCAGCGGGCGTATATCCTTCTAAAATGGCAGCGTTTTGCCAGGGGCCAGGAATTGTCGGAAAAGGAAATTCAACGTTTAAATGCCCTTGCAGAAAAATATCGCGTGAATGCCGCATATGATCAGGGAGAAGTGTTTTTCAGGAACATGCTCATTCACGTGGATAAAATTCCGGCATCCCTTGCATTGATCCAGGCGGCAAAGGAATCCGGGTGGGGGACTTCCTATTTTGCCCGGGAGGGCAACAACCTGTTTGGGCACTGGTGTTTTAAAAAGGGATGCGGTATCATTCCCAGACAGCGCCCTGAGGGGGCCTCCTATGAGGTCCGGACCTTTGACGATGTGGCCGCTTCGGTTCGCGCCTATATCCGCAATCTCAACTCCCATCCGGCATACAGAAAAGTCCGTATGGAGCGCTACCGGATGCGCCTTGCCGGAAAACAGCCGGATGCGCATTTAATGGCGGGCGGACTTGAGCATTATTCCGGAATCGGTATGAAATATGTGGAGACGGTCCGGGAGATGATCCAGGGCAATGAGAAATTCATGGGTATCCATGAGCCGGCTGCCCGATCCTAG
- a CDS encoding trimethylamine methyltransferase family protein, whose amino-acid sequence MGTRTNLTENQYIRFSFLSDGQKRLIFNQVLKILQHTGARVKHEQACRILAENGCRVTQDRVYMPPHIVKKALDSVPPVSTIFNWQGHAALRVEHGHTYFGPGPTCPNFIDPLTFERRRYTCNDAAMVARVCEALSGIGFVMSLGLVSDAPRGMEGLFEFSEMIQNSTKPPIAWCMSKEHCRDIHQIAMAMAGGPETFRQKPNYLFYNEPISPLLSDFSAIDKVMYCARNNIPQIFAPASTGGGTVPATHAAHISMTLAESIIGVVISQIVNPGACIIIGGTQSILDMREAVFAYGAPELSSLEAGLTEMGEYLGLPVFSAGGCSDSKAMDAQAAIEASLSLHSAMLSGPSLVHDVGFMESGMCGSLFQLVLADEIIAKSQYIAKGVLVDEKTLAREEIAAAGPGGDYRNVKQTAEKLAAYGFVRPFASSDKPEAAFSCPVSKSMSEHIVHRTQQLVRQTRSPADTIPDSVRVQIQQILDTARARTGGLSETGR is encoded by the coding sequence ATGGGAACCCGAACCAACCTGACGGAAAACCAGTATATCCGGTTCTCGTTTTTGTCTGACGGTCAAAAACGGCTGATATTCAACCAGGTACTCAAAATTCTGCAGCATACCGGCGCCAGGGTTAAGCATGAACAGGCCTGCCGGATACTTGCGGAAAACGGCTGCCGGGTGACGCAGGACCGGGTTTATATGCCGCCGCACATTGTAAAAAAAGCCCTTGATTCCGTGCCGCCGGTGAGCACGATTTTCAACTGGCAGGGCCATGCCGCACTGCGGGTGGAGCACGGTCATACCTATTTCGGCCCCGGTCCCACCTGTCCCAACTTTATCGATCCCCTTACTTTTGAACGAAGGCGTTACACATGCAATGATGCAGCCATGGTGGCACGGGTGTGCGAGGCGCTTTCCGGCATTGGCTTTGTGATGTCACTGGGCCTGGTCAGTGACGCGCCCCGGGGTATGGAAGGGCTTTTCGAGTTTTCCGAAATGATTCAGAATTCCACAAAGCCGCCCATTGCCTGGTGCATGTCCAAAGAGCACTGCCGGGATATTCATCAGATTGCCATGGCCATGGCCGGCGGCCCGGAAACATTCCGGCAGAAGCCCAATTATCTGTTTTATAATGAGCCCATTTCCCCCCTTCTTTCTGATTTCAGCGCCATTGACAAGGTGATGTATTGCGCCAGAAACAATATCCCCCAGATTTTTGCCCCTGCAAGCACCGGCGGGGGGACCGTTCCGGCCACGCATGCCGCCCATATTTCAATGACCCTGGCTGAATCGATTATCGGCGTGGTGATTTCCCAGATTGTCAATCCGGGGGCTTGTATTATCATCGGCGGCACCCAGTCCATACTCGATATGCGTGAGGCCGTGTTTGCATATGGCGCCCCGGAGCTTTCCAGCCTGGAAGCCGGACTCACCGAAATGGGGGAATACCTGGGGCTTCCGGTTTTTTCCGCAGGCGGATGCAGCGATTCCAAGGCAATGGATGCCCAGGCGGCAATCGAAGCCTCTTTGTCGCTTCATTCGGCCATGCTCAGCGGGCCCAGCCTCGTGCATGACGTGGGATTTATGGAATCGGGCATGTGTGGCTCCCTTTTTCAGCTGGTTCTGGCTGACGAAATCATTGCAAAAAGTCAATACATCGCCAAAGGTGTGTTGGTAGATGAAAAGACCCTGGCCAGGGAGGAGATAGCGGCCGCGGGTCCAGGAGGCGATTACCGCAATGTCAAACAGACCGCAGAGAAACTGGCGGCGTACGGATTTGTCAGGCCCTTTGCGTCATCAGACAAGCCGGAAGCCGCTTTTTCATGTCCTGTATCAAAATCCATGTCCGAGCACATCGTCCACCGCACCCAGCAGCTTGTCAGACAGACCCGGAGCCCGGCAGACACTATCCCCGATTCGGTGCGCGTACAGATCCAACAGATCCTGGATACGGCCAGGGCCCGCACCGGGGGGCTCTCTGAAACCGGGAGGTGA
- a CDS encoding trimethylamine methyltransferase family protein, which produces MKIKEIVQTTPNFQVLSEDEMERIYFDALGVIESQGARVRSPQARRLLESSEAVVTDTDLVRIPAVLVERALLGHPSKIALAGRAPTREVRLQKDELAFGAGPIYPLRPDNGAPAEGQDLYEKIYNTARLVDFLPNFDFIAGPLKIFSANRTSWDLSLVAAMLEGSCKPMLLGSADVRQLHGLWQMGTLLCGGEKEFRLHPFFAHYVEIDSPLVLSADAADKLLFCAEKRIPCVCASRAISGITAPSTIAGMLVQSLAETMLVSVLSYLQKPGMPLIRGGLTGAGSQNSNRCCYGAPELALSVAANTDISKWLGLGMLSPAGITDASDLGQEAGVDCSAGLFYAFLSGADMIYGSGMISRAEQFCMDSLVICNEIISMIKQIGKGICTNEEYLAMDLIESVGPGGEYLTQDHTHEHWQQWFRPRLINRTIYDGWLAAGATTMKQRAVEQRRKILDEHTPAHMDPKLLTELRSLAASSQKEDH; this is translated from the coding sequence ATGAAAATAAAGGAGATCGTTCAGACCACGCCGAATTTTCAGGTTTTGTCCGAAGATGAAATGGAGCGCATCTATTTTGATGCACTCGGGGTCATCGAAAGCCAGGGAGCCCGGGTAAGAAGCCCTCAGGCCCGCCGATTGCTGGAAAGCAGCGAAGCTGTGGTTACAGATACAGATCTCGTGCGCATTCCCGCGGTTCTGGTTGAAAGGGCACTGCTCGGGCACCCCTCAAAAATTGCCCTTGCCGGCAGAGCTCCGACCAGGGAGGTGCGGCTGCAGAAAGATGAGCTGGCGTTTGGCGCAGGGCCGATTTATCCGCTGAGACCGGATAACGGAGCGCCGGCTGAGGGCCAGGACCTTTATGAAAAGATTTACAACACAGCCCGTCTGGTTGATTTTCTGCCCAATTTTGATTTTATCGCCGGTCCCCTGAAGATTTTTTCCGCAAACCGAACCTCATGGGATCTCTCCCTTGTGGCAGCCATGCTCGAAGGGTCCTGCAAACCCATGCTTTTGGGCAGTGCCGATGTCAGGCAACTTCATGGATTGTGGCAGATGGGGACCCTGCTTTGCGGAGGGGAAAAGGAATTTCGGTTACACCCATTTTTTGCGCACTACGTTGAAATTGACTCTCCCTTGGTATTATCGGCCGATGCGGCCGACAAGCTGCTGTTCTGTGCTGAAAAACGGATTCCCTGCGTGTGTGCATCCCGGGCGATTTCCGGAATCACTGCGCCTTCGACCATTGCCGGGATGCTGGTTCAAAGCCTGGCGGAAACCATGCTGGTCTCTGTGCTTTCATATCTTCAGAAGCCCGGCATGCCTTTGATCAGAGGCGGCTTGACAGGCGCGGGTTCACAAAATTCCAACCGATGCTGCTATGGTGCTCCGGAACTTGCCCTGAGCGTGGCGGCCAACACGGATATTTCCAAGTGGCTGGGGCTGGGCATGTTGTCGCCCGCGGGTATTACCGATGCCAGCGATCTGGGCCAGGAGGCCGGGGTGGATTGTAGCGCCGGTCTTTTTTACGCCTTTCTGTCCGGGGCGGATATGATTTACGGCTCTGGAATGATCAGCCGTGCTGAGCAGTTCTGCATGGACAGCTTGGTCATATGCAATGAAATCATCTCCATGATCAAGCAGATCGGAAAAGGCATCTGTACGAATGAAGAATACCTGGCCATGGATCTGATCGAATCTGTCGGGCCGGGAGGGGAATATCTCACCCAGGATCACACCCATGAGCACTGGCAGCAATGGTTCCGGCCCCGCCTGATCAATCGGACCATCTATGACGGCTGGCTGGCGGCCGGTGCCACGACCATGAAGCAGCGGGCCGTTGAACAACGCCGCAAAATCCTGGACGAGCACACCCCCGCCCACATGGATCCAAAGCTGCTGACCGAACTGCGGTCCCTGGCAGCAAGTTCGCAAAAGGAGGACCACTGA
- a CDS encoding glycine betaine ABC transporter substrate-binding protein encodes MRRPVEFLSCLFAGIFLILFIAGTSGAGEKTVRIGYAQWSCATAASNVVKAVLEEKMGYDCQLVPMDAEALWLSTASKDIDGFVCAWLPGLHQYFYAKAGDHVVDLGPNLEGTKVGLVVPEYVPLDSIEALGAHAGKFDNQIIGIDPGAGIMRFAKEAIKDYQIANMTLVPGSGAAMTKVLRQKIKNRQWVVVTGWTPHWKFARWDLKYLKDPKGVFGGSESIHTVVRKDLEKEKPDLYRFLDHFSWQPDDIHQVMDMIQKSGRPYQSAVRWIKQNPDKVESWLSGP; translated from the coding sequence ATGAGAAGGCCAGTTGAATTTTTAAGCTGCTTGTTCGCGGGCATTTTTTTGATTCTGTTTATTGCCGGCACTTCAGGGGCGGGTGAGAAAACCGTCAGAATTGGTTATGCCCAATGGTCCTGTGCAACAGCGGCGTCCAACGTGGTTAAGGCCGTGCTGGAAGAAAAAATGGGCTATGACTGCCAGCTCGTACCAATGGATGCCGAGGCCTTGTGGCTTTCAACGGCCAGCAAGGATATCGACGGATTCGTGTGTGCCTGGCTGCCCGGTCTTCATCAGTATTTTTACGCAAAAGCAGGGGATCATGTCGTTGATCTGGGCCCGAACCTGGAAGGAACCAAAGTGGGGCTTGTGGTGCCTGAATACGTACCTCTTGATTCCATTGAAGCGCTTGGTGCGCATGCAGGTAAATTTGACAATCAGATCATCGGAATTGATCCGGGCGCGGGCATCATGCGCTTTGCCAAAGAAGCCATCAAAGACTATCAAATCGCCAACATGACGTTGGTACCCGGAAGCGGTGCCGCCATGACCAAGGTTTTGCGCCAAAAAATCAAAAACCGCCAGTGGGTGGTTGTCACCGGCTGGACGCCGCACTGGAAATTTGCCAGGTGGGATCTCAAGTATTTAAAGGATCCCAAAGGGGTTTTCGGAGGGTCTGAATCCATCCACACAGTGGTGAGAAAAGACCTTGAAAAAGAAAAGCCGGATCTTTACCGGTTTCTGGATCATTTCAGCTGGCAGCCAGATGATATTCATCAGGTGATGGACATGATTCAAAAATCCGGCAGGCCGTATCAAAGCGCTGTGAGATGGATCAAACAGAATCCGGACAAGGTTGAATCCTGGCTTTCCGGGCCGTAA
- a CDS encoding alpha-L-glutamate ligase-like protein, with the protein MWIFPLPLRRLGFLGMNRRNVAYISRYNSRGRYPLVDDKLKTKLQAEKFHLATPRLRGVIRHQYEIETFAGMVEDLNGFAVKPSKGSGGKGILVIKERSSDLFVKSSGRSIDIHVVKRHLSNILAGLYSLAGTPDVAIIEDLIQPSEMFEKLSYEGVPDIRVIIFRGYPVMAMLRLSTRASDGKANLHKGAVGVGLDIATGRCLHAVQYSKRIIRHPDTGIDLNTIAIPDWKNLLELAARSYEITRLGYIGADLVVDKNAGPMLLELNARPGLSIQVANGAGLLPRLKKIEALDPDFSPRAKQRVEFAMKEF; encoded by the coding sequence ATGTGGATCTTTCCGCTACCTTTGCGCAGGCTTGGCTTTCTTGGCATGAACCGCAGAAATGTGGCCTATATCAGCCGGTATAATTCCCGGGGGCGATACCCGCTTGTGGATGACAAGCTCAAGACCAAGCTGCAGGCCGAAAAATTTCACCTGGCAACCCCGCGGCTGCGGGGGGTAATCCGGCATCAATATGAGATTGAAACCTTTGCGGGCATGGTCGAAGATCTTAACGGCTTTGCTGTCAAGCCGTCAAAGGGTTCAGGCGGCAAGGGCATTCTGGTGATCAAAGAGCGCAGCAGCGACCTGTTTGTTAAATCCTCGGGCCGCAGTATCGACATCCACGTGGTGAAAAGACATCTGTCCAACATCCTGGCCGGACTTTACTCCCTGGCCGGCACCCCGGATGTGGCCATTATCGAGGATTTGATCCAACCTTCTGAAATGTTTGAAAAACTGTCTTACGAGGGGGTGCCCGACATCCGGGTCATCATTTTCAGAGGATATCCGGTCATGGCAATGCTGCGGCTTTCCACCCGGGCATCCGACGGCAAGGCCAATCTGCACAAGGGGGCTGTGGGCGTGGGCCTCGATATTGCCACAGGCCGGTGCCTGCACGCGGTTCAATACTCAAAGCGCATCATCCGGCATCCGGATACGGGCATTGATTTAAACACCATTGCCATTCCGGACTGGAAAAATCTTTTGGAACTGGCCGCCCGCAGCTATGAAATCACACGGCTGGGCTATATCGGTGCCGATCTGGTGGTGGACAAAAACGCCGGACCCATGCTCTTGGAGCTAAACGCCCGGCCCGGGCTTTCCATCCAGGTGGCCAACGGTGCGGGCCTGCTGCCCCGCCTGAAAAAAATCGAGGCGCTGGATCCGGATTTTTCCCCTCGTGCGAAGCAGCGGGTGGAATTTGCCATGAAGGAATTTTGA
- a CDS encoding polysaccharide deacetylase family protein — protein MLHKTFFYTMAALFFLIPAAAGFTGAPAPDRSSVPGPEQKQIRSFIYHHFGMEDEYPSTSVSVDQFKNHLDYLDKHNYTVLTLGRALDGLYSEKGISEKTAVITIDDGYRSVWNNARPLLEKYGYPATIFIATAYVGGDNYLSWDQIQQLQKKGFEIGNHSHGHAYFLNKPQKEIADAFEADLTKSHKQFRQHLGHAPKLYAYPSGEYVPEMTDVLKKYDYRAGAAQKSGVIHRSGDRFGLPRFPMNVNYAKMESFEEKIGMNALEVTKAFPETPLVTRKNNPPDLKLHIRKNKINPDGLQCFVSGDKSCKMEISEKNNELVVKVRADDTLTSRRTLYTLTAPSKDGSEWFWYSHSWVIPEEKPMQ, from the coding sequence ATGCTTCACAAAACGTTTTTTTATACTATGGCAGCCCTGTTTTTTCTTATACCGGCCGCAGCCGGGTTTACGGGTGCGCCGGCCCCTGACCGGTCCTCTGTCCCCGGACCGGAACAAAAACAAATCCGGTCCTTTATCTATCATCATTTCGGCATGGAGGATGAGTACCCGTCCACCAGTGTTTCCGTGGACCAGTTTAAAAACCATCTGGATTATCTGGACAAACATAATTACACGGTTTTAACCCTTGGCCGGGCCCTGGACGGGCTTTATTCAGAAAAGGGGATTTCTGAAAAAACCGCGGTTATCACCATAGACGACGGGTATCGGTCAGTATGGAACAACGCCCGGCCCCTTCTGGAAAAATACGGATATCCGGCAACCATTTTTATTGCAACCGCCTACGTGGGCGGTGACAATTATCTGTCCTGGGATCAGATTCAACAACTTCAAAAAAAAGGATTTGAAATCGGCAATCACTCCCACGGCCACGCGTATTTTTTAAACAAGCCACAAAAGGAAATTGCAGACGCATTTGAAGCAGACCTGACAAAATCACACAAACAATTCAGACAGCATTTGGGCCATGCACCCAAACTCTATGCCTATCCTTCAGGCGAATATGTACCGGAAATGACGGATGTCTTGAAAAAATATGATTACAGGGCCGGGGCAGCCCAGAAATCCGGGGTCATCCACAGGAGCGGAGACAGGTTTGGCCTGCCGCGTTTTCCCATGAATGTCAATTACGCGAAAATGGAAAGTTTTGAAGAAAAAATCGGGATGAACGCCCTGGAAGTAACAAAAGCTTTTCCTGAAACCCCCTTGGTAACCCGGAAAAACAACCCCCCGGACTTGAAACTCCATATCCGGAAAAACAAAATAAACCCGGATGGACTCCAGTGCTTTGTAAGCGGTGACAAAAGCTGCAAAATGGAAATATCAGAAAAGAACAATGAACTCGTGGTCAAAGTTCGCGCCGATGATACGCTCACGTCCAGAAGAACGCTTTACACGCTTACCGCACCGTCAAAAGACGGCTCGGAATGGTTCTGGTATTCGCACTCCTGGGTGATCCCGGAAGAAAAGCCCATGCAGTAA
- a CDS encoding prolipoprotein diacylglyceryl transferase family protein — MFKYFGLASRYPVLQILGEIYYYSVIAAAFIVFAIFASRKLYFPLGYSKKRVFVFTGIFISGIGPVVYAGSRAAGMLNRPFEHWCVDLLVENIVSGSSHTFHGGMILAVIFLVVLSCLFRFRISEILDTVFLYLPLVHVLGRTGCLLVGCCWGARVNLYFYGFHLGLQNPVPLYAIMVNLAVFFFLRRVYNRVYSGPEIRTRFRGVVFTAYLLLYPPARIVLEVFRTEAGVFFGLSQAQVVMGLLFFTGLVLSMVIAWPCRKTKSLSSAETAPVKNEARAELLRLFSMAALLVSLVLLNFFIYYLTRQLRIWPWPIQPVFSLSDAYGRIFWYSPVILIPACCLFWLRWLRIPINPWLGWNRFSYTFFIGLAVSIYYCFELFVLKGFCFRGPAFWPPVLAMSLMNAAGEEVIYRLALYNLIKRAPYPIWTANTVQALAYALIHFMIAGAVFGFLSFVYGLVLGIIAERNKSIIPAFICHFIIDLGVIGMPLLLCFPTGS; from the coding sequence ATGTTCAAATACTTCGGATTGGCATCCCGGTATCCTGTCTTACAGATCCTCGGGGAAATTTATTATTACAGCGTTATTGCGGCTGCATTCATCGTTTTTGCCATTTTTGCATCCCGAAAGCTGTATTTTCCCCTTGGTTATTCCAAAAAGCGCGTTTTTGTGTTTACCGGAATTTTCATTTCCGGCATCGGTCCGGTGGTTTATGCGGGCTCCCGGGCCGCCGGGATGCTCAACCGTCCGTTTGAGCACTGGTGTGTGGATCTGCTGGTTGAAAACATCGTTTCCGGCAGTTCTCACACATTTCATGGCGGAATGATTCTGGCGGTGATTTTTCTGGTCGTACTATCTTGCCTGTTTCGTTTCAGAATTTCCGAGATACTGGATACGGTTTTTCTTTATCTGCCACTGGTGCACGTCCTCGGCCGCACAGGATGCCTGCTTGTGGGATGCTGCTGGGGGGCACGGGTGAATCTGTATTTTTATGGATTCCATCTTGGCCTGCAAAATCCCGTGCCGCTGTATGCAATCATGGTGAATCTGGCTGTTTTTTTCTTTTTGCGCCGGGTCTACAACCGGGTTTATTCCGGCCCGGAAATCCGAACCCGTTTCAGAGGAGTGGTGTTTACCGCCTACCTTTTGCTTTACCCTCCTGCACGCATTGTTCTTGAGGTTTTCCGCACCGAGGCCGGGGTTTTTTTTGGCTTGTCCCAGGCCCAGGTTGTCATGGGGCTTTTGTTTTTCACAGGGCTTGTTTTGTCCATGGTTATCGCCTGGCCCTGCCGAAAAACCAAATCCCTTTCATCTGCGGAAACCGCACCGGTAAAAAATGAAGCCAGGGCGGAACTTCTACGCCTTTTTTCCATGGCCGCACTGCTGGTGTCCTTGGTTTTATTGAATTTTTTCATATATTATCTTACCCGGCAGCTTAGGATATGGCCCTGGCCGATTCAGCCGGTTTTTTCCCTTTCCGATGCCTACGGCCGCATCTTCTGGTATTCCCCGGTGATCCTCATACCCGCTTGCTGCCTGTTCTGGCTTCGCTGGCTTAGGATTCCCATAAATCCCTGGCTGGGTTGGAACCGTTTTTCATACACGTTTTTCATCGGCCTGGCCGTGAGCATTTATTATTGTTTCGAATTGTTTGTATTAAAGGGATTTTGCTTTCGCGGCCCGGCTTTCTGGCCGCCCGTGCTGGCGATGAGTTTGATGAATGCCGCAGGCGAGGAGGTTATATACCGTCTGGCCCTTTATAACCTGATAAAGCGGGCGCCATATCCAATATGGACGGCCAATACCGTCCAGGCCCTGGCATACGCGTTGATTCATTTCATGATCGCAGGAGCGGTGTTCGGCTTTCTTTCATTTGTCTATGGCCTAGTCCTGGGAATCATTGCTGAACGCAACAAGAGTATCATTCCCGCTTTTATTTGTCATTTCATCATTGATTTGGGAGTTATTGGAATGCCGCTGCTGCTGTGTTTTCCCACGGGTTCATAA